The genome window CCCCACACTCACAATAACGTTACAGTACTACGTTTAGAGAAACACTTTGcatgtttatataaaataattatcattcgacaaataatacaaatatcAAAGTCAATTCCGCATGcagtgattaaaataaaataaagtctgtTTTACAACAATGTATAAATTCACGTGTGCGTGCACCTTCACGCCAATGATGCCGTGCAGAGAATATCTATGAAGTCTTCTGTGATTTCAAATTGAATTCACTGCACGAAACTTTAATCGAGAGAAAAGACTCCGCATTAAGTTTCTTCTAGAGAATTCTTGCAGGATGGATTAGAGAGCTCCTCATGAGCGGAATGCAAAACTgcacagagggagaaaacaaaagtACAACAGTACCTTGGCTCCGATCTGGTTTCCGCACTGACCAGCTTGCAAATGCACAATTTCGCGCATTTTCGGTAGATGTGCAGGAGGACGATAGAGCAGGAGATGGGAATTTGACCGGCAAGGACTCACGGGATGATGGCTCCTGCAGAAGACTGCACGGGATTAGTTGCACCGCCTCGAAGACCGTCTACTGGGCTGAATCGGTGGTGCAACTTGACGTCATCGCCATGGTAACCAAAGAccggaggagagagggaggaaccAAGACCCGTGGAAATGGCGGATAGGATGCGAGGAGCCGCATCAGTCTTCAATAAGATTTTCATTATTCTCGTGGACTGACGGACTCCCCTACCCAACCCcctaaaaagcaaaaagaagctACACAGTTCATCAACAAGGTCACTactgaaacactgttttttcatattgttaACACAGCATCAGTGAGCTGATGTTGAAAGGACAAGGACAATGACGTATAAAATGTAACAAGTTCACTTTCAAGATAAATTATAGATTTTTCAACAGTAACAATTTCACATTTTCCCCACAGAGTTTTTGGCGCCATGAGGTTTGCACGTTGAATCTCTAAATACTAACACTGGTAATGACAAATCTTCACAATATATACACTTCCTAGGGTGTGCAGCCATATTTGATCAAGAGCCTTGTGATTTTTATTATCTGCTTAATTTCACTGGTTATCCCGTGAAAATGGTGTTGTGTTACCTTTCGTTATAATAACCTAACACTGACATGTACTTGTCAGCTAACAGACAACACAGCAATACAAAACACATGGCGGATCGACAGACACAGGTCCATCATTTAGTTCTTTATGTCTAAGACAGCATCTGTCATAATGCATTcagaatctgaatctgaaacaTCCCTACAAGTATATAGTTCTAAAAATGTGCAGTTTACATAGATATGTGTTAATGCAATGCCTTTTCTCCTCTGGTGCCAAAAATAGAGATGAAATGATCACTGTGTTGTCTCAACTATTTTTGGATGTTACCTGTTTGAGTACTGATCACAGTgccaaggaaagaaaaagaggaagacagcAAATGTCAAAGATTATCCCACATTAAAATGCAATCTATATTTTATGATGCATCAACCTAAGACACTATCCAGCCAATACTATCAGTGTCTTAGTTTGTCTACAGCAcaatattcatgttttttcttgtgacCTGATTAATTTGTGACCTGAAAAATCCTGTTGGTGAGAAAACTATGACTATGCTGAGCTGGTTCAGCGAGTTTGGGTCAAACTCAAGGCTACACAGGTTGTTACTGTGTAGCCTTGGGGTGTTACCATTAATGTCAACActaaaacattcacattaataACCTGAATGATTACATTCCAATCATTCAGAGTTAGCAATTAGTTTTAGCTCTGCCTCAGCTGGCCAATAGGGCTGTATTTCCTGCTTACCAGTCCTGCTACATACAGTGTGTTCTCCACACTGCTGCTTGATTTGTTACTCACAGGAAAACCAGCAGCATTTACTACTTTCATGTCAAGAACAATGGACCGGCAGCACATACCTTCTGAGACAATTTGACTCGGTGTTCTCCATAATGTTGCTGTCGACAGAGGAATCATTAAGGACCTAAATCTGAGGACTGTATACAGTTTGGAACGCTGTGGATTTACTTGATTGAATACAACTACAACGTAATGATCATGTCATTGCCAGAGGAGGATCTTACGTGCCCAGTGTGCTGTGACATCTTTACAGACCCTGTTTTGCTGTCATGTAGCCACAGCTTCTGCAGGGGCTGCCTGAAGCGTTGCTGGGACTCAGGGTTACGCGAGTGTCCAGTGTGCAGGAAAAGAGCCTCCAAGTCCAGTCCTCCCTGCAATTTGGCTCTGAAAAATGTCTGTGAGGCTCTTCTTCAGGTCAGGAGACAGAGTTCAGTGGAGGAAGAAATGATGAACTGTAATCTGCATGGGGAGAAGTTAAAACTCTTCTGTTTGGTTGACAAACAGCCCATCTGTGTGGTGTGTCAGTCATCCaagctgcacaaaacacacGACTGCTCACCTATAGAAGAGGCGGTGCTGGACTGTAAGGTAAGAGAaattacaataacaaaaaaaaaaaaaaacaacttgctAAACAGGCTTTTGTAGTCTTTACGGTAACACCTAATAATATGCGGTTCCACGAGTTTGCCCTCAATCACATTGTTaccttttattgattttattgaaTCCGAAACTAAAAGCATGCACGTGAAACTTTCAGGATGAACTCACTATATCCCTCAAGATCTTGCAAGATAAATTGGACAGCCTCAAACATATTCAGAGGAACTCTGAGGACATGTTTGGTTACATCAAGGTAAGCGGCAATGAGGTGGCACCACTTCCATTATTTGTTAAGAATAAAGAGTGAAGTAAAATGTTGCAAAAATCTGCTTTAGAGTCAGGTCCTGAGCACGCAGAGAATCATCAAGGACCAGTTTGAGCAGCTCCACCAGATCCTCTACGAAGAGGAGTCGGCCAGATTGGCAGCTgtaaaaaaggaggaagaagagaagactGCAAGAACGAAGGAGAGGATTAAAGACATTTCTGCAGAGGTTCAGTCTCTCAGAGAGACCATCTCCATCATACAGGAGCAGCTGAAAGAGAACGATATGGTTTTATTGAAGGTCCATTAAGTCTATTTTACTTCAGCTTTTTAATCATTGTCTCCAAAAACCAACTGTACCACAATAACACTCCTATGTTTTTATATTCCAGACTTTTAAAGACACTCAGGACAGGTAGGTCAACGTAAATATCAATTTGCAACAtgaattaattttctttcttgcttttttgTGGCATGTTCTAAGTGTAAAATATCTGCTGTTGTCACAGATGCAGAAGCATAGCGTTTGGTTCAAACAGCATGTCTGGGTTACTGATTGATGTGACCAAGCATCTCTCCAACCTTAAGTATACAGTCTTGGAGAAAATGCTGGCCCACGTTGACATTAGTGAGTGCATTTCAAAGTTAATTGGAAGAGTAAAATAGTCAAACCCAAACcctgtttaaaatgaatcttTCTGACTTATTTCCTGCCTCCTAGCTTCAGTGACTTTGGACCCAAACACGGCTCACCCCTGCCTCATCCTGTCTGACGACCTCACTTCCCTCCACTACTCAAAGCAGCCCAGCCATTGCCCTGACAACCCAGAGCGCTTCCACATGAGCGCTGAAGTGGTGGCCATGACGGCACTCGGCTCAGGAAGTCACCGCTGGGTTGTGGAAACGGGAAGGAATCAGGATTGGCTCCTGGGTGTGGTCTCTTTGTCTGTACGCAGGAATGTTGAGATCTCTGCTCGACCTGAATATGGCTTCTGGACCTTGTGTTTCCGAGACGGTGCATTCAGGGCAATGACGTCCCCACCCACAACACTGACACTTTCAACAACAcccaaacaaatcaaagtgcAACTGGAATACAACAAAGGCACAGTCTCTTTTTTTGATAATGTGAACGATACCctcatttatacatttaaacacacattcacagagactttatttccatatttttatACACAGAGCAGTCATCCATTGAGAATAATGCCAGAGAAGGTACTTTTTACAATGTTGCGTCAATAAGAAGATGAAGCATTTTACTAATTATGCAACTATCTCAGCCCTTAGTGGATCAATTATTTGTCACTGAGGACAGGAATAGTAACAATGAAGGAAACTCTAACACACACGCATTAAAAAGGTCTGTGCCTTAAATTTCCAGTTAATTCCAACTTGGACAAGTGATGCTCAATTTATCAAGTGCACTAACGGCCTACTTTGAAGGATTTTGTACATACTGCTTGTTGGCCTATTTTGTACACACGATGGCGCCAAAGTCAAAGTAATATTGCAGGTGTTTTAACTGTGTAGACAGCAGCTGTGAAGAACACAGTCATGAATTTTGATTTTCCACTTTGTTCTACATTGATGGTACATATATGAAGTTAGAAAActaatattattaatgtgttGCTATGCATTGAAATCTACTAATTTAAAGGACatatgacagaaataaagagaaataaaaccatgaaattttCACTGAgataaacaataatttaatcTGAGCATTCGGGTACTGCTGAAAGCTTCGTTGTaggtacatttttttttatcagcataGGAGCTCATACAATATgtgtatgatttttttaatgcaaaccTAAACAGATGAGTTTTGTgctggtgatttttttttgttttccgcTGAGACACGGATGCAGCACGTTTTAACACAGGTGTCTGAGAGGAAGGGGACCTTCTCCAGACGGGCCAGGTAGACAAGTGGTTGGgtggtgctgctgatgttgagaaAGGCAAAGCCTGTGGGCTGCACATAGCAGCGAAACACATCAGGGGAATAGTGATCTTCAAAAGGGAAGAGTGCTACAGGTGGCAGGTAGTTAAACACTATGATACAAAGAATGGAGTACACAATCTTGAAGGCCTTCTTCTTCATGGGGTGCATCTCATCTTTTCCCGAACTACGGGGCCTTTTCAGGGTCCACAGGATGCTCACGTTACAAACAACCATCCAAATAAACGTTGCCAGGACCTCACCAGTGAACACCTTCTCGAAGTTGGGGAGGCCTCCCACAGTCTTTGCTCCAGAGTAGGCAAAGGTGAGGCAGAGTACCACCACTGATAGGCTTATCctgtatttaacatgtttgtgctgCCCAAATGCAATTGGAAAGAGCACAGCCACGAAGCGATCCAAACAGATACAGGAGAGAAACAATGGGCCACTGGTGTCTTTTACGCCGTAGGAGAACTTAACCGCAGACCACACCCCTTTGCTGTTCCAAAGGTAAAGATTAAGGAGGTTAATGGGGGACATGACACCAAAGTAGGCATCCATGAAGGCCAGGCAGCCCAAGTATATGTCAGAAGTTGAGGGCTCTTTATGATTGCGGATAAGTATTGCAATGACGAGTAAGTTGGCAGGGATTCCCACAACTATGTTGATGCACTGCAGGGTCAGGTCAAACAGGATGGCCTCAACCTGATGATCACACCCATCAAACACACTGAAGGGTTTAACTGTGGCATTGATGCCATCCGCGGTAACGAGAGCGAAGTGAGTTGGGAGAGAGGTTGAGTTGAATGGGAAAGATACATTTCTCTCcatgtttgaaaaaaacaaaacaaaaaacaggactCTGATGGGAGAAAAATAAGAGTAGggttaaaaaacacaacctgtGTCATGTCAAACATACTGTTGTTTCTAATCTGTTGAGAAGCTTATCCTCAGTAGAGGTAAAGTAGCTGCAGAGTAAACTGAGGCAGTTCCCACAGAGCAAAAACATGTTACAAACACCGTCAGGGCTTCTCCTTAGGCTGTTATCttgttactgtgtctgtgtggaccTTTTTCTGAGAGCTACGACTCCCTAGATACAGGGACATGTAACTTACTTAAGGGACCCATGATAAAAGCACCGCCCTTTCACAGTAGAATAAAAGGGCAGCTTTTCCTAAATTAAAATGGCAAAGTTCATATTCTGCACTTAGACGATTGCCTGAGATGATTGTTGCTAAGGCTGGTGGAAATTTTCCACAGCTTCTAAAAGCTCCTTCTCTGAAATTAAACCTTTCATAAAGCTCATTCCTGACTAGAAAAGCATAATAGCCTGGAAAAACCTATTGATGACTGGACTGATTGGAGAAAAACTGGAGTCACATATGAAGCAACCCTTTATAGGTGTCCTTGGTCTTgagctctgtgtctgtcttcagCTCCTACAGGAGGACTGCAGTTTTTTCTTATATATCACATTCTGGTCTGGGCTGTGTGACTATTTGGAACAGCTCAGAGCAAGGGCTGATTTGCACGACCTCTTTGAAAATGTGAGTCCTCACATGCAGTACACCTGAGCTCCCTCAACTAAATGGAGTAGAGCCAGAGGCTGTGATCGTTCCTTGTACAGTCATCAAGGGGCCTATTCTGGTTTATCACGGTGTTGTTTCCCCCTGCTTCCTCGGTGGATAGTGTTCCtcacctccctctgctgctggctCTGCCTCTGGTCAAACACACTCCTGCGGGACTAATCACACTGATGAGGAGTGAAGCTTCTTTGCAAAGATGCTCGTCCCTGGAGTTGGCAGACTTAGtcaattgtgtttttctttaggcacagtggaaacaaaataaacaaaacagaatattaaATACCATTTCGGAGCATTTAATTAGGTTTTGAAGAAACTACACTATTAACTGATCTACATCGCCTGTAGTATTAAAAATATTGAAAGCTGAGTTGCTTGTCATTGGGtgcaaatattttgtgtttaaatatatataatttgtgttttttagggCATTTATACAGCTAAAAATACATCCACTAATAAACCTATATACTGAATGTAGTGCACCAATGCATAAGGACCTTTGGTGAGAGTGTAAAATGTTCTCAGCCACACACTGAGGGTGACGTTTTGAGGGACACGCAGTGAGGGGAAACCCATGTACCTTCAATTTAACCATTATTATATCAACATTTGCAAAAATGAGAAGAACTACTTTTTAGGATTTAAAGCAACTATTGTAATAACAAGTGAAGGTTAAAATTTGTTGATTAGAAATTAACTTGAAAGCCCATGAAGAACTATATAATTGACCTGCGGATCTTTGTAAAAGTTCAAACTGTACCATTTTTACTCACCAGTATAGTATATTCTTCGGTGCTGTGCAGTATGTGGGATGTAGTGCATATCAAACATCAGCGTGCGTCTTAGGGATCGATTTATAACTTCTCCAAGGTGTCTTGGCTTTGACGTGACCAGGAGGGGAGGATCTTCTGCAGTTTTTGGTGTCATGGAGGAATAGTGACTCTGTTAATCTTAAGATACCTCTAAGCGTTCTCTGGAGACCTGCCACCAAGATCTGGTATTGTATTGTCCCAGAGAAAACAGCTTGTGTTTGCCCCAATGTCTGTGTGATTCTTTACCCCGGGCTGTCAGTTTGGACTTGACATGGGGAGTCAGCGAGCGTCTCCTCGAGTATCGTTCTCACTCAGCCCTTTGTTCTGTCCTTCTGTTAGTTGAGATGCTGAGCACAGTTGAACAGAAACAATGTCAACAGCCAATAGCAAAATATTATCCAAGCTTCTCTGTTCTTAAGTGCAGATTCatcattgtaaaataaaatcagcctTCTCTTGTCTTGCTTTTGCTCGTTCAAAGAAAACAGTACAGCTAGTGAAGAGTCCCTGAAGTGTTCAGTGCTTAACAACTGGATGGGGGAATAAAAGCACAGTTTGAAAGAGTGTAAAGgctgtgtgtgagtatgtgtccTGGTTTATTGGGATTGATTGTTTCACACTGTAGTTAATTGCATTTCAACCTCTGCTCGGGTGAGTTGAACCCAATGTTCTGTTCCCATgtgaacacaaagacaaaacccACACTGATCCATAGTCTTATTTATGTGTAAATCACCAGAGAGATGCAGTGAGAGACACTCAGAGAGCGGGGCAGTGTCATTTAAAAGCTTAACCTGTTTTTGTTCTAGGGGGCAGTAGTGGTCTGCGCTTCGTACATCCAACATTTACTGCAGGGTCTCAACAAAAGAACTTTGCAGACAAGATGCaatatatacactatattaAAATCTCAGTATGAAAACAGTCTGAAAGTCTTCCcaaaacaggaaatgagctTTGGAACATTCATCCCtttacaaaacaacagcagttgtatgttttctctttctgtttcgTATTAAAACATTAACTCAACATCATGAGATGAGGATAAGTGAGAACAATCCACAGCTAACACAGTTTGGAGTACCATTTGTTATATATCCTGCAGtcaatgtgtttgtgcagagcaaaataaataagacaaaactCATGAAATATAATCTACTTCAATTTGATATTCTTAGGACTCAATCAAGAATAAACCATTTGTATGAAATGGCACAGGAACCCAGGTCATATTTTGGGCAGCTCCAGTGGTTCATGTAATTGTAGCCGAGTTGAGTCATGTCTTATATAAACACTTTGTAAAATAACATTGTTAGGAAATCACTGTCTCCTTTCCTCATTTTTTGTCTCAAATACATCATTGCAGGAGGTGGCTGTGGTAGAAGGCATTAGTAGATAGTGGGTGACCAAGATGCCAAAACCAAAACGATATGAGTTGTTGTTCATACTGTGCAGAAATCGCCtacacaaactgaacatttagTAAGAACTGTTTGGCTCAGACACTAAGAAAACATATacataaagtgaaattaaaacaatagACAGTAAAAGTACCAGAATACCAAtgcagtaaatactgtatgtgtcagaaGCTGTGTAGggcaacaaagaacaaaacctATAAGACATTTTCATGCTTTATTTCCCCTCTGAGACACTGTGGCAGTGAATGCAACCTCCCCTTCTTTACTTCCACACATCTGAGATGGCAACGTTGTCGATTGATGATGTGCTTCCACAGAGAGGCTTCACTCCTGTTTCTTATTccacctctttttctctcatttgacTTTAGGCACATATGTTTCTGTTATAGCCAGTTTTTGAGGGAAGGACAGACAACACccctaaaaaacacacaagtattGTGAAATGCAATATATCTGACCAAATCACATGATAATTATTCCCACTTtctgttattatgtttttgGAGTAGCTCTCGTTATATGATTTCAACAACAATAGAGGATACAGTTATGAAAGAAGGTGTTCATATAGTTTAAACAATCCATGTTCCCACTCAGATTATTAATTCACTAGTGAAGTtctaaaatgattttaattgGCCAAGCCCAAGACTTCTTAACTTCCTGTTAGTGACAGTGATTGACTACAACTGGTAGCTTCTTTGTGCCAACATAAAAAGTGCACTGGTTTGACCAACATATGATACAATGGTAAAGTCCAAGGGGCTCAGTGCAGATCTGAGATAAAGGATCATAGATTAGTATAGTAGTAAACATCCAAACATCTGCAGATTCTGAGCTCATCAGTTACACAAATTATTGTATATCTTATTCCAAAAAATGAATGGTGGTGGAAGCATCATTGTCTGAGTCTGGTGCTGCCAGTGGATGCGTTGTGACCTGGCATTAAGTGCACTGAGTAATGAAGAAGGAGGACTACCTTGTCAAACCTCAGCTAGACTACACAGTACTACTCACAACTGGGTGTTCCAGCAGGACAAGGAAACCCAACACACGTCAAAGTTGGTTGTGGAATCGATAAAGAAGGATTTTTGAATGTCCGTTCCAAAGCCCTGAACTCAACCTCATTGAAAATATGTAGACCATGCTTAAAAGGTAGGTCAGTGCCAAAAAACTATAACTCTACTAATTCTGCCAAGAGGAGGTGTTGAATATCCAGCCAGAAATATGCCACAAGCTTGTTGATGGCAACCAAAAGTGTCTGCAAACGGTAAAACTTCCTTACTGTGTGTGTAGTTTGACCCTGTATGTTTagtctgtttcagtttcagtctgtGATGATGACAGAATGAACTGAAGCCTGttcacaaacaaaaagcagctcAAACATATCATTAAAGCCCAGTCTgtaaactttcttttttaacttcATTTTCTGTTGCCTGGaattatgtatgtatattttgaGTACATAATAACAGAAAGAGGGGAAATTTATATGTGATTCGGTGAGATTCATTTCACAAcaattgtgtgtttgtaggcGTGTTGTCTGTCCTTCTCTACAATGGTTGAGTGAGTTAAAACTGTCTATAACAGAACTGAAGCCGAGAGATAACGTGAGAGAGGCagaataaagagagacagagaacaggACGAGAGGAAAGGCAgagtttcatttttaatattggtTCATGTACAACAACAGCTCCAAAAAATATAtcgtttttgtttctttccagaCTGTAACAGCATgaaagctgcaggaaaatgcCATCATTACATATGTGCAACAGATCGCTTCCATAGTGGTGCAgcagttgttttaatgtttatattcaAATGGGTGTCATCATTAACTGCTTGTGCTGTGCGCTAGAGGA of Anabas testudineus chromosome 8, fAnaTes1.2, whole genome shotgun sequence contains these proteins:
- the LOC113157453 gene encoding G-protein coupled receptor 183-A-like codes for the protein MERNVSFPFNSTSLPTHFALVTADGINATVKPFSVFDGCDHQVEAILFDLTLQCINIVVGIPANLLVIAILIRNHKEPSTSDIYLGCLAFMDAYFGVMSPINLLNLYLWNSKGVWSAVKFSYGVKDTSGPLFLSCICLDRFVAVLFPIAFGQHKHVKYRISLSVVVLCLTFAYSGAKTVGGLPNFEKVFTGEVLATFIWMVVCNVSILWTLKRPRSSGKDEMHPMKKKAFKIVYSILCIIVFNYLPPVALFPFEDHYSPDVFRCYVQPTGFAFLNISSTTQPLVYLARLEKVPFLSDTCVKTCCIRVSAENKKKSPAQNSSV
- the LOC113160834 gene encoding E3 ubiquitin-protein ligase TRIM39, whose translation is MIMSLPEEDLTCPVCCDIFTDPVLLSCSHSFCRGCLKRCWDSGLRECPVCRKRASKSSPPCNLALKNVCEALLQVRRQSSVEEEMMNCNLHGEKLKLFCLVDKQPICVVCQSSKLHKTHDCSPIEEAVLDCKDELTISLKILQDKLDSLKHIQRNSEDMFGYIKSQVLSTQRIIKDQFEQLHQILYEEESARLAAVKKEEEEKTARTKERIKDISAEVQSLRETISIIQEQLKENDMVLLKTFKDTQDRCRSIAFGSNSMSGLLIDVTKHLSNLKYTVLEKMLAHVDITSVTLDPNTAHPCLILSDDLTSLHYSKQPSHCPDNPERFHMSAEVVAMTALGSGSHRWVVETGRNQDWLLGVVSLSVRRNVEISARPEYGFWTLCFRDGAFRAMTSPPTTLTLSTTPKQIKVQLEYNKGTVSFFDNVNDTLIYTFKHTFTETLFPYFYTQSSHPLRIMPEKVLFTMLRQ